gtcagcgacctcgccagactgtcagatgACCAataatcaggttggtgtgttaGGGCCTTTAAAGAGCCTGAAAGTACATTAAACCCAGATGTCAGAAAGCTTGTTAGTTTCCTCCCAGTCAGAGCTGACGGTTCTCCATTTCAAAGCACTCAGGCTACACTGctccgttttggtttgaaaacaagTATCTTTTGCAACGTTTATGCCTCGTATCCACACTACTGGGAGACTACTACTACGAAACATTTGGAAAACAGTGCTGCCCACGTTTGGGTTTGAAAACTCTAGGGTTGCTTCATAGTCTGGACggacacaaacggagacctttgtaAAGTCAGTCAGCCTTATTGGTTAGGCTTATGTTACACTTTTCCTACGTTCAGGCTCCCAGACCATGGTTGCATCATGATCTGTACACTTTCTAAcaatgttgttgttgcttttcaTATGTACCATTCAGAGGCCCTGCTGGATCAAGACAAGTCATTGTGGCTTTCTCAAACCTCTATTTCGCAGCATATTTCCTCATCTgtaaactctgagaaactcaaactgttgttgtaaagtacccATCTGCAATTTAGTGGCTCTTATTTTGGCATTTTGTCCCTAAAAAAGTTTAAATCGAAAATCCAATCGTGGATTTGGAAAACCGGAGAAAAAATGAAGCAGAGACCCATGTTGGCTTCCTGATTGGGTGTAATCAGTCCCACAGTGTCCTTCCCTGATTCGTCACGCCCCTATCACATGACCCTTTTCTGGAAGAACATCTTTCAAATTCTGCAATCAATAACGCTGCTGCTGCCTACATGTCCTCAACAATGCGCAAGAGGGAAGATATTATTTTAGTCATTTGCGATAATTCCTGTGTTCAGTGGCGTAACCAACCTTACACTGTATTTGATGTGGATGAGGCCTAAGGATCATTTTGTTTTCGTATGAATGAGCCCTTCATATCTACATAGGGAGCAGGTCTTCTTTACGAAGTCTGCCATGAGGGAAGACCACCGTAGGTTTTTCTCCTCACTTGAAAAAGGGAGGTGTGTGGGGTATTCAGTTGGTCGCAATCTGTAAACTCACCACTAGATCCTACACACTGGACCCACAGAGCAACAGCAGGAGCTCTAACTGGCCAGACTCTGCACATAAATCCCACCAGCTCCTGTGTCGACCAATCAGAACTCCTGTTGCTGCTCTGAGACATTTGTGTTACAGTTTTACTTCAGTTTGACAGAACTGTCTGATTTTAGCAGAAAACCATGATGACGGCAGTGGACCTTTTCAACACTCTGGAGGATTTAAAAGAAGATGAATTTAAGAAATTCAAATGGTATCTGCAGCAGCCAAACATCCTGGAAGGTTACCAAAGCATCAAAGTGTCCATGTTGGAGGATGCAGAAAGGCAGGACACAGTGGATGTGATGGTGAATACCTATCACCTTCATGGAGCTCTGAAGGTGACCAAGAAGGTTTTAGAGATGATCAACAGGAATGATCTAGCGCAGAGTCTGCCAGACACCAGCTCAGGACCAGAAGGTCAGTcaatctttttaaaatgtattttcaggCAGAAAGAATGAAGTGTGCTGTTGCATCACAGTGGCATAGTGTATGTAATGGGTTGACTGACTGTGAGgagtatttgcatgtcttttaatgtaattaatttaattgtaaCAGTACCTTTTCAGGTGAGTGCTGTTGCTGTTTATGACAGTAATGCATCAATGATAAATCAAATGTTACTATGCATTTCTACACAGAGTCAGTGCATGTCAGTGATGTTGGAGAGACTTCACAGAACAGAGGAACTCCCTCCTCTCAGAGCAAAGGTAAGCTGCTGTATTCTCTGGTCAGTATGGAAGCCCTGAGTGACAAAGTGGcagtttaaagtttgaaaaaatataGTCTTAGTAAGTTAGTGACTCCATTCTCCAACAAGTAAATTATGGTGTACTACAATTTACTTGAAGAACTTTAGCTTCCCGAGCTAATGTGAAAGTGTTtacatatgaaagcatcaaacatgtaTTTTAGATGAAGGAGATGAGCAGATATCCAGTAGTTCCTCGTCCCTGTGTGCTCAGCGCCGTTAAAGCGTATGTACGGGACGCAGGAAGTTTTGGAAACAAACACTGTAGTTCTGCTCAaatctattgtagtccagcctttacttcagaggcaaacgtgcatcactttgtaacacacattataatgcttgcctagctgctagcgtggcacaccctcatactctgactggtcatactctgcttctgactggctagtagtccttacctagatacTGTCAGGTGACACCcgcatactctgcttctgactggctattagtccttacctaggtactgtcagggcacgctcccaacaaagatggaacagaagtgtctcactctgtagctaaaacagagagctcaacacacagggtgaaaagagaagctgcagcaatgtgcagtacaacaaaaatatggtgtttttagaaaactaaaccatgtaaacctattctggtacaacctctaaatacaattaccaacctgaaaatgagcatagtatgagcactttaagctaaCCGAGGATCAGCCATAAACTGTGTCGTACAGCGATGAGCAGCTTCACAGCTTCCTcccagttacacaccaaccagacggccgaccgt
The sequence above is drawn from the Sander lucioperca isolate FBNREF2018 chromosome 17, SLUC_FBN_1.2, whole genome shotgun sequence genome and encodes:
- the LOC116065069 gene encoding pyrin-like — protein: MMTAVDLFNTLEDLKEDEFKKFKWYLQQPNILEGYQSIKVSMLEDAERQDTVDVMVNTYHLHGALKVTKKVLEMINRNDLAQSLPDTSSGPEESVHVSDVGETSQNRGTPSSQSKGKLLYSLVSMEALSDKVAV